A genomic stretch from Spiroplasma endosymbiont of Clivina fossor includes:
- the coaE gene encoding dephospho-CoA kinase (Dephospho-CoA kinase (CoaE) performs the final step in coenzyme A biosynthesis.) — MLIIAITGKIGSGKSIVSNYLQKKGAYCIDMDILSQEIRTLPKVIKTIKKRFGSVAFTDNELDTKKLRTIIFNDPKERLKLNNIMWPLLKKSLQQQIKNHNDKTLIIVEAAVILQAKWNKLVNKIIFVNSDWETRVKRIIERDNLTVEEIMKISQQQDDYETYKDVIDYQIINNDSTKELYRQIDEIFEKEQWNI; from the coding sequence ATGCTAATTATTGCCATCACAGGAAAAATCGGTAGTGGAAAAAGTATTGTTAGTAACTACTTACAAAAAAAAGGTGCTTATTGTATTGATATGGACATTCTAAGTCAAGAAATAAGAACCCTTCCCAAAGTAATAAAAACCATCAAAAAACGCTTTGGAAGTGTTGCGTTTACTGATAATGAATTAGACACTAAAAAACTCCGAACAATCATTTTTAATGACCCCAAAGAACGCCTAAAACTTAATAACATTATGTGACCATTACTAAAAAAAAGTCTTCAACAACAAATTAAAAATCATAATGATAAAACCCTAATTATTGTTGAAGCCGCAGTCATCTTACAAGCCAAATGAAACAAACTCGTTAATAAAATTATTTTTGTTAATAGCGATTGAGAAACCCGTGTTAAACGAATTATTGAACGCGATAACCTCACTGTTGAAGAAATTATGAAGATTAGTCAACAACAAGATGATTACGAAACTTATAAAGATGTTATTGATTATCAAATCATCAATAATGACTCCACAAAAGAACTTTATCGTCAAATTGATGAAATCTTTGAAAAAGAACAATGAAATATTTAA
- a CDS encoding transposase family protein gives MKTQVIIEKDSKKIISSDFSYGKNHDFKILKDSKIKFLPETTVLVDLGYQGIQKINHNVLIPKRKSKKNPLNKEEKQNNERISKMRIVIENVFAILKKFKIISEKYRNRRKRFALRFNLIASIYNLQLLV, from the coding sequence ATAAAAACACAAGTTATAATTGAAAAAGATAGTAAAAAAATTATTAGTTCTGATTTTTCTTATGGTAAAAACCATGACTTTAAAATTTTAAAAGATTCAAAAATTAAATTTTTACCAGAAACAACTGTTTTAGTGGATTTAGGTTATCAAGGCATACAAAAAATTAATCATAATGTTTTAATTCCTAAAAGAAAATCAAAGAAAAACCCTTTAAATAAAGAAGAAAAGCAAAATAATGAGCGAATTTCAAAAATGAGAATTGTTATTGAAAATGTTTTTGCTATACTTAAAAAATTTAAAATTATTAGTGAAAAATATCGAAATCGTAGAAAAAGATTTGCTTTAAGATTTAATTTAATAGCTTCAATTTATAATTTACAACTATTAGTTTAA
- a CDS encoding transposase family protein: MKFKKNNQISDKNFLRLTGIKHTTFNKMLEILKIEELKKRFRRGRTNKLSLENRILMTLEYWREYRTYFHIAKSYDISESSCYRNIKWIEDTLIKHPNFQQLTGQKSLLKDYFKDKTVIIDVTESQIQRPKKDKNSTTQEKRKNTQ; encoded by the coding sequence ATGAAATTTAAAAAAAATAATCAAATAAGTGATAAAAATTTTTTAAGATTAACTGGTATTAAACATACTACTTTTAATAAAATGCTAGAAATTTTAAAAATAGAAGAATTAAAAAAGAGATTTCGTCGCGGAAGAACCAATAAATTATCATTAGAAAATCGTATTTTAATGACTTTAGAATATTGAAGAGAATATAGAACTTATTTTCATATTGCAAAAAGTTATGATATTAGTGAAAGTAGTTGTTATAGAAATATCAAATGAATTGAAGACACTTTAATAAAACACCCTAATTTTCAACAACTTACTGGTCAAAAATCACTATTAAAAGATTATTTCAAAGATAAGACTGTTATAATTGATGTAACTGAAAGCCAAATCCAACGCCCAAAAAAAGACAAAAACAGCACTACTCAGGAAAAAAGAAAAAACACACAATAA
- a CDS encoding IS1/IS1595 family N-terminal zinc-binding domain-containing protein, with protein MEKIIQELVNTLTDDQFLEFYEKVKQQAELIKKQKQLNEIDQKFRAQGIKCPKCESYHCVKNGHNSEGKQKYLCKNCRASFDAFRNHFIYWSHLNYEQWNLLIQISLLGQSSKTISRFIKTTLKTAWYNRQKLMKSKQLENTQLKFKKLSGKIQIDETFIKEIHKGNFKYKTDPRRIHLDPFATNTKCCIQMAINNNNNIYVKSTNTKRLQKQWVIENMNKELINENSIITSDMQKLYFLVAKQTNSTLCVTKTTINPEASYRNLNNKISKLQSSLKEALIHYHGLGFTNIQNYLNLWKWKYQHKGLTPNQQTAVLYFNV; from the coding sequence ATGGAAAAAATAATTCAAGAACTAGTAAATACTTTAACAGATGATCAATTTTTAGAATTTTATGAAAAAGTCAAACAACAAGCAGAATTAATAAAAAAACAAAAACAGTTAAATGAAATTGATCAAAAATTTAGAGCGCAAGGTATTAAATGTCCTAAATGTGAATCTTACCATTGCGTTAAAAATGGACATAATTCAGAAGGAAAACAAAAATATTTATGTAAAAATTGCCGTGCAAGTTTTGACGCTTTTCGTAATCATTTTATTTATTGAAGTCATTTAAATTATGAACAATGAAATTTATTGATTCAAATTTCATTGCTGGGGCAATCTAGTAAAACAATTTCTCGTTTTATTAAAACTACATTAAAAACTGCTTGATATAATCGTCAAAAATTAATGAAATCAAAACAATTAGAAAATACCCAATTAAAATTTAAAAAATTATCTGGTAAAATCCAAATCGATGAAACATTTATTAAAGAAATCCATAAAGGAAATTTCAAATATAAAACTGATCCACGAAGAATTCACCTTGACCCATTCGCAACTAATACTAAATGCTGTATTCAAATGGCAATTAATAATAATAACAATATTTATGTTAAATCCACAAACACCAAACGTTTACAAAAACAATGAGTTATTGAAAATATGAACAAAGAATTAATTAACGAAAATTCAATTATTACTTCTGATATGCAAAAATTATATTTTTTAGTAGCAAAACAAACAAATTCTACTTTATGTGTAACTAAAACAACAATTAATCCTGAAGCTAGTTATCGTAACTTAAATAATAAAATCAGTAAATTACAATCTAGTCTTAAAGAAGCCTTAATTCATTATCATGGTTTAGGTTTTACTAATATTCAAAATTATTTAAATCTCTGAAAATGAAAATACCAACATAAGGGCTTAACTCCAAACCAACAAACAGCGGTATTATATTTTAATGTATAA
- a CDS encoding IS1/IS1595 family N-terminal zinc-binding domain-containing protein — protein sequence MEKIIQELVNTLTDDQFLEFYEKVKQQAELIKKQKRLNEIDQKFRAQGIKCPKCESYHCVKNGHNSEGKQKYLCKNCRASFDAFRNHFIYWSHLNYEQWNLLIQISLLGQSSKTISRFIKTTLKTAWYNRQKLMKSKQLENTQLKFKKLSGKIQIDETFIKEIHKGNFKYKTDPRRIHLDPFATNTKCCIQMAIDNNNNIYVKSTNTKRLQKQWVIENMNKELINENSIITSDMQKLYFLVAKQTNSTLCVTKTTINPEASYRNLNKISKLQSSLKEALIHYHGLGFTNIQNYLNLWKWKYQHKGLTPNQQTAVLYFNV from the coding sequence ATGGAAAAAATAATTCAAGAACTAGTAAATACTTTAACAGATGATCAATTTTTAGAATTTTATGAAAAAGTCAAACAACAAGCAGAATTAATAAAAAAACAAAAACGGTTAAATGAAATTGATCAAAAATTTAGAGCGCAAGGTATTAAATGCCCTAAATGTGAATCTTACCATTGCGTTAAAAATGGACATAATTCAGAAGGAAAACAAAAATATTTATGTAAAAATTGCCGTGCAAGTTTTGACGCTTTTCGTAATCATTTTATTTATTGAAGTCATTTAAATTATGAACAATGAAATTTATTGATTCAAATTTCATTGCTGGGGCAATCTAGTAAAACAATTTCTCGTTTTATTAAAACTACATTAAAAACTGCTTGATATAATCGTCAAAAATTAATGAAATCAAAACAATTAGAAAATACCCAATTAAAATTTAAAAAATTATCTGGTAAAATCCAAATCGATGAAACATTTATTAAAGAAATCCATAAAGGAAATTTCAAATATAAAACTGATCCACGAAGAATTCACCTTGACCCATTCGCAACTAATACTAAATGCTGTATTCAAATGGCAATTGATAATAATAACAATATTTATGTTAAATCCACAAACACCAAACGTTTACAAAAACAATGAGTTATTGAAAATATGAACAAAGAATTAATTAACGAAAATTCAATTATTACTTCTGATATGCAAAAATTATATTTTTTAGTAGCAAAACAAACAAATTCTACTTTATGTGTAACTAAAACAACAATTAATCCTGAAGCTAGTTATCGTAACTTAAATAAAATCAGTAAATTACAATCTAGTCTTAAAGAAGCCTTAATTCATTATCATGGTTTAGGTTTTACTAATATTCAAAATTATTTAAATCTCTGAAAATGAAAATACCAACATAAGGGTTTAACTCCAAACCAACAAACAGCGGTATTATATTTTAATGTATAA
- the rplA gene encoding 50S ribosomal protein L1, whose translation MVIVKKSRYSKNYQKVSQIFDKTKIYSIDEAVSLVKKTSITKFDATVELVFLLNVDPRHADQQLRGALVLPAGTGKKQRILVLTNTMNQVAIDNKADFVGGKDLIEKIQKENWFDFEVIIATPDIMAELGKIGKILGPKGLMPNPKTGTVTTDVQKAIAEIRKGKIEYRVDKQGNVHVIIGKVSFSEEQLKENYQAIYETLRKVRPAAVKGAYVKNISLSTTMGPAIKVAIEH comes from the coding sequence ATGGTAATTGTTAAAAAGAGTCGTTATTCTAAAAATTATCAAAAGGTATCCCAAATATTTGATAAAACTAAAATATATTCAATTGATGAAGCTGTTTCCTTAGTTAAAAAAACTTCCATAACAAAATTTGATGCTACGGTTGAATTAGTTTTTCTTTTAAATGTTGATCCAAGACATGCTGATCAACAACTTCGTGGAGCGCTAGTGTTACCGGCAGGAACTGGTAAAAAACAAAGAATTTTAGTATTAACTAATACTATGAATCAAGTGGCGATTGATAATAAAGCTGATTTTGTTGGTGGTAAGGATTTAATTGAAAAAATTCAAAAAGAAAATTGATTTGATTTTGAGGTTATTATTGCAACACCAGATATTATGGCTGAATTAGGAAAGATTGGTAAAATATTAGGACCTAAGGGTTTAATGCCAAATCCAAAAACAGGAACGGTAACTACTGATGTGCAAAAAGCAATTGCAGAAATTCGTAAGGGTAAGATTGAATATCGTGTTGATAAACAAGGTAATGTTCATGTAATTATTGGTAAGGTTTCTTTTAGTGAAGAGCAGTTAAAGGAAAATTATCAAGCGATTTATGAAACGCTTAGAAAAGTTCGTCCCGCAGCAGTTAAAGGTGCTTATGTAAAAAATATTAGTCTTAGCACTACTATGGGGCCAGCGATTAAAGTTGCTATTGAGCATTAA
- the rplK gene encoding 50S ribosomal protein L11, whose translation MAKKIKRIAKLQFNAAQAKPGPELASLGINMPQFCIAFNDATKTRMGDVVPVVITAYDDKSFDFVLKTTPAAILLKRAANIEKGSSSSKKEKAATITEDKIREIAEYKMVDLNANDIEKAMKIIEGTARNMGIVVEKLSKEEQK comes from the coding sequence GTGGCTAAAAAAATTAAAAGAATTGCTAAATTACAGTTTAATGCGGCACAAGCTAAGCCAGGTCCGGAATTGGCTTCATTAGGGATTAATATGCCCCAATTTTGTATTGCTTTTAATGATGCAACAAAAACAAGAATGGGTGATGTTGTCCCTGTTGTTATTACTGCTTATGATGATAAGTCATTTGATTTTGTTTTAAAAACCACGCCAGCAGCTATTTTATTAAAAAGAGCAGCTAATATTGAAAAAGGTTCAAGTAGTAGTAAAAAAGAAAAAGCAGCAACGATTACTGAAGATAAAATTAGAGAAATTGCTGAATATAAAATGGTTGATTTAAATGCTAATGATATTGAAAAGGCAATGAAAATTATTGAAGGAACAGCAAGAAATATGGGAATTGTTGTTGAAAAGCTATCAAAAGAGGAACAAAAATAG
- a CDS encoding IS1/IS1595 family N-terminal zinc-binding domain-containing protein — protein sequence MEKIIQELVNTLTDDQFLEFYEKVKQQAELIKKQKRLNEIDQKFRAQGIKCPKCESYHCVKNGHNSEGKQKYLCKNCRASFDAFRNHFIYWSHLNYEQWNLLIQISLLGQSSKTISRFIKTTLKTAWYNRQKLMKSKQLENTQLKFKKLSGKIQIDETFIKEIHKGNFKYKTDPRRIHLDPFATNTKCCIQMAIDNNNNIYVKSTNTKRLQKQWVIENMNKELINENSIITSDMQKLYFLVAKQTNSTLCVTKTTINPEASYRNLNKISKLQSSLKEALIHYHGLGFTNIQNYLNLWKWKYQHKGLTPNQQTAVLYFNV from the coding sequence ATGGAAAAAATAATTCAAGAACTAGTAAATACTTTAACAGATGATCAATTTTTAGAATTTTATGAAAAAGTCAAACAACAAGCAGAATTAATAAAAAAACAAAAACGTTTAAATGAAATTGATCAAAAATTTAGAGCGCAAGGTATTAAATGCCCTAAATGTGAATCTTACCATTGCGTTAAAAATGGACATAATTCAGAAGGAAAACAAAAATATTTATGTAAAAATTGCCGTGCAAGTTTTGACGCTTTTCGTAATCATTTTATTTATTGAAGTCATTTAAATTATGAACAATGAAATTTATTGATTCAAATTTCATTGCTGGGGCAATCTAGTAAAACAATTTCTCGTTTTATTAAAACTACATTAAAAACTGCTTGATATAATCGTCAAAAATTAATGAAATCAAAACAATTAGAAAATACCCAATTAAAATTTAAAAAATTATCTGGTAAAATCCAAATCGATGAAACATTTATTAAAGAAATCCATAAAGGAAATTTCAAATATAAAACTGATCCACGAAGAATTCACCTTGACCCATTCGCAACTAATACTAAATGCTGTATTCAAATGGCAATTGATAATAATAACAATATTTATGTTAAATCCACAAACACCAAACGTTTACAAAAACAATGAGTTATTGAAAATATGAACAAAGAATTAATTAACGAAAATTCAATTATTACTTCCGATATGCAAAAATTATATTTTTTAGTAGCAAAACAAACAAATTCTACTTTATGTGTAACTAAAACAACAATTAATCCTGAAGCTAGTTATCGTAACTTAAATAAAATCAGTAAATTACAATCTAGTCTTAAAGAAGCCTTAATTCATTATCATGGTTTAGGTTTTACTAATATTCAAAATTATTTAAATCTCTGAAAATGAAAATACCAACATAAGGGTTTAACTCCAAACCAACAAACAGCGGTATTATATTTTAATGTATAA
- a CDS encoding UPF0236 family transposase-like protein encodes MQEVYYVNINYDKIIVCGDGDTWIREIANSFGNVRYILDGYHAIKKLKQTAFNIIFENRKVTLNSWIKLYKDGKQHQELIKNIRNVAKNELNKDIKTNLRKASNYFSNNKHGIHHQNLEWNIGCSIESDVSHLVKQQLGYGAKIYNHKNLNNLLHLRMANLNKLNVLHYINENINSEIEIRKEIYKNSLWNKYNNKNDDSWISKGNIVYTNKYITFK; translated from the coding sequence TTGCAAGAAGTCTATTATGTAAATATTAATTATGACAAAATAATTGTTTGCGGTGATGGTGATACTTGAATTAGAGAAATTGCCAATAGTTTTGGTAATGTTAGATATATTTTGGATGGTTATCATGCTATTAAAAAATTAAAACAAACGGCATTTAATATTATTTTTGAAAATCGTAAAGTAACACTAAATAGTTGAATTAAATTATATAAGGATGGAAAACAACATCAAGAACTAATTAAAAACATTCGTAATGTTGCTAAAAATGAATTAAATAAAGATATTAAAACAAATTTAAGAAAAGCGAGTAATTATTTCAGTAATAATAAGCATGGTATTCATCATCAAAATTTAGAATGAAATATCGGTTGTAGCATTGAAAGTGATGTATCTCATTTAGTAAAACAACAATTAGGATATGGGGCAAAAATATATAATCATAAGAATTTAAATAACTTATTACATTTAAGAATGGCAAATTTAAACAAATTAAATGTATTACATTACATTAATGAAAATATTAATTCAGAAATAGAAATCAGAAAAGAAATATATAAAAATTCATTATGAAATAAATATAATAACAAAAATGATGATAGTTGAATCAGCAAAGGCAACATTGTATATACAAATAAATATATTACATTTAAGTAA
- a CDS encoding helix-turn-helix domain-containing protein, producing MKFKKNNQISDKNFLRLTGIKHTTFNKMLEILKIEELKKRFRRGRTNKLSLENRILMTLEYWREYRTYFHIAKSYDISESSCYRNIKWIEDTLIKTP from the coding sequence ATGAAATTTAAAAAAAATAATCAAATAAGTGATAAAAATTTTTTAAGATTAACTGGTATTAAACATACTACTTTTAATAAAATGCTAGAAATTTTAAAAATAGAAGAATTAAAAAAGAGATTTCGTCGCGGAAGAACCAATAAATTATCATTAGAAAATCGTATTTTAATGACTTTAGAATATTGAAGAGAATATAGAACTTATTTTCATATTGCAAAAAGTTATGATATTAGTGAAAGTAGTTGTTATAGAAATATCAAATGAATTGAAGACACTTTAATTAAAACACCCTAA